From the Candidatus Peregrinibacteria bacterium genome, one window contains:
- a CDS encoding cell envelope integrity protein TolA → MKFLFQRYLIIGSLLLFFTGSGVFAFEFSSGNLGRVTTFFSDEYVHDEKGNRIAMAVETSYKEAQEEIHEKEEGIKAETEAQEDADAQAKLQAEQEAQAKLLAQQEARAKAEEAQALLDAKVQAEEQANKTQTALEVKLQAEQAAQAKADADAQAKLQAEQEAQAKLLAQQEARAKAEAAQRARAEQLARQAQQQASQSAHTNTRTS, encoded by the coding sequence ATGAAATTTCTTTTTCAGAGATACCTTATTATCGGCTCATTACTTCTCTTTTTTACGGGTTCAGGAGTGTTTGCTTTTGAATTTTCTTCAGGAAATCTGGGGCGTGTTACAACCTTTTTTTCCGATGAATATGTGCATGATGAAAAAGGAAACCGTATTGCTATGGCAGTCGAAACTTCTTATAAAGAGGCGCAAGAAGAGATACACGAAAAAGAAGAAGGCATAAAAGCAGAAACGGAAGCACAAGAAGATGCAGACGCTCAGGCTAAACTTCAAGCAGAGCAAGAAGCACAAGCCAAACTTTTGGCACAGCAAGAGGCGAGGGCAAAAGCAGAAGAAGCTCAAGCTCTCTTGGACGCAAAGGTCCAGGCAGAAGAACAGGCAAACAAAACGCAAACTGCTCTTGAAGTAAAACTCCAAGCAGAGCAGGCAGCACAGGCGAAGGCAGATGCAGACGCTCAGGCTAAACTTCAAGCAGAGCAAGAGGCACAAGCCAAACTTTTGGCACAGCAAGAGGCGAGGGCAAAAGCGGAAGCAGCACAGCGAGCACGAGCAGAGCAACTTGCAAGACAAGCACAACAGCAAGCATCACAAAGTGCTCATACAAATACGAGAACTAGCTAA
- a CDS encoding CAP domain-containing protein → MGKFSIPPLDFETNIEEGKGKLSWKDEENNLFHVRFSQGELEKNFYLMDTNEFFPPLSEFESFSSGEILVSIRSAKALDNALNRTSDWSATLSKKAELVQHYNRDGNKLQNVKVTDSIAPKKTLKVSGTADVPLNSDLIVIDPDEVFHRIPMTITGNTFLGKFSVEKPGIHIVEVNQNDNISLFMGASSPEGSLPLLPDFFDLEKDQLPESHELSELPKIMLDLVNGERQKRGMHELSYDEHLEGLAEYRSNDMCERQYFGHVDPDGKGAGDYAENFFITNQNIGENIVSGMNIEALHELLMYSADHRELILNPDFETVGFGFCRSSSDNQKIIGTQIFGGSPLSE, encoded by the coding sequence ATGGGAAAATTCTCTATTCCTCCGCTCGATTTTGAAACGAATATCGAGGAGGGAAAAGGAAAACTCTCGTGGAAAGATGAAGAAAACAACCTCTTCCATGTTCGTTTTTCTCAAGGAGAACTCGAAAAAAACTTTTACCTCATGGACACAAACGAGTTTTTTCCTCCTCTCTCGGAATTTGAATCATTTTCTTCAGGAGAAATTTTAGTTTCTATTCGTTCTGCAAAGGCATTGGATAATGCACTGAATCGTACTTCAGATTGGTCAGCAACGCTTTCTAAAAAAGCAGAACTTGTTCAGCACTACAATCGTGATGGGAATAAGCTTCAAAACGTCAAGGTTACCGATTCTATTGCTCCAAAGAAAACACTCAAAGTAAGTGGCACTGCAGATGTTCCCTTGAATTCCGATTTAATAGTTATTGATCCAGATGAAGTGTTTCATCGTATTCCTATGACGATTACTGGCAATACTTTTCTTGGAAAGTTTTCCGTCGAAAAACCCGGTATTCATATTGTAGAAGTAAATCAAAATGATAACATCAGTCTTTTTATGGGGGCATCTTCTCCAGAGGGTTCTCTTCCTCTTCTTCCTGATTTTTTTGACCTCGAAAAAGATCAGTTGCCTGAGTCACACGAACTTTCAGAACTCCCAAAAATTATGCTTGATCTTGTCAATGGAGAGCGACAAAAACGAGGAATGCACGAACTTTCTTATGATGAACACTTAGAAGGTCTTGCGGAATATCGTTCGAATGACATGTGCGAACGCCAGTATTTTGGACATGTTGATCCCGATGGAAAGGGAGCAGGGGATTATGCAGAGAATTTCTTCATTACGAATCAGAATATTGGAGAAAATATTGTCTCTGGCATGAATATTGAGGCGCTTCACGAGCTCCTTATGTATTCGGCGGATCATCGAGAACTTATTCTCAATCCAGATTTCGAAACCGTTGGGTTTGGATTTTGTAGATCTTCAAGCGATAACCAAAAAATTATTGGGACACAAATTTTTGGTGGATCACCATTATCAGAGTAA
- a CDS encoding response regulator transcription factor, whose translation MRILVAEDHPRVNENICLFLKGKNLVPIPVFDGKAALKKILDESFDVLVLDRMMPQLDGISVCEAIRNQNIHTPVLFLTALGQLENKIEGFNAGADDYLVKPFALEELYSRVQALGRRKEKIVDHLFHWNACTLDANQRKLFRGEEEISLATKEFDLMLYLLQNRGRVVSKEELLEKVWGGGDALLFSDTVEVHVAYLRKK comes from the coding sequence ATGAGAATTCTTGTCGCCGAAGATCATCCTCGTGTGAACGAAAATATTTGTCTTTTTCTCAAAGGAAAAAATCTTGTTCCCATTCCCGTTTTTGACGGAAAAGCTGCTCTCAAAAAAATTCTGGATGAATCGTTTGATGTTCTTGTGCTTGATCGTATGATGCCTCAGCTCGATGGCATTTCTGTGTGCGAAGCAATTCGAAATCAAAACATCCATACGCCAGTACTTTTTTTGACCGCATTGGGACAACTGGAGAATAAAATTGAAGGGTTCAATGCCGGAGCCGATGACTATTTGGTCAAACCTTTTGCACTCGAAGAGCTCTATTCCAGAGTTCAGGCGCTTGGAAGAAGGAAAGAAAAAATTGTCGATCACCTTTTTCATTGGAACGCATGCACTCTTGATGCGAACCAGAGAAAGCTTTTTAGAGGAGAAGAGGAAATTTCGCTTGCCACGAAAGAATTTGATCTCATGCTCTACTTATTGCAAAACAGGGGAAGGGTGGTTTCTAAAGAAGAACTCTTGGAAAAAGTGTGGGGTGGAGGAGATGCTCTTCTTTTTTCCGACACTGTGGAAGTGCACGTTGCCTATTTGAGAAAAAAATAG
- a CDS encoding FAD:protein FMN transferase, whose translation MMKKLPSYRWRAMGTEILLLSRFPLSQTLKEGAQHIFITKEQKFSRFLPQSLLSQLNREKTLCFDSDFFEVMRLCQKMHKKTKGTFNPLLSVRRLGYAKSWDFTGTMEMGDYNTNIDEIFLNDSEIRIADDQELDLGGILKGWTVDKVKEFLIQEGIEDFVIDAGGDIIACGMAEEHEPWRIGVENSGKIIELHDQALATSGRNRRHWKDRDGHEIHHVVNAYSKTSLETDLETITVWAETCAEADAWATASFSLGKIEGQNLLLRNDIPYFLTLSL comes from the coding sequence ATGATGAAAAAACTTCCATCATATCGTTGGCGTGCCATGGGAACAGAAATTCTTCTTCTTTCTCGATTTCCTCTTTCGCAAACACTTAAAGAGGGTGCTCAACATATATTTATTACCAAAGAACAGAAATTTTCTCGTTTTCTTCCTCAGAGTCTTTTGAGTCAGCTCAACCGAGAAAAAACACTTTGTTTTGATTCAGATTTTTTTGAAGTCATGCGTCTTTGTCAGAAAATGCACAAAAAAACGAAAGGAACGTTTAATCCTCTCCTTTCGGTAAGACGATTGGGCTATGCCAAAAGTTGGGATTTTACGGGAACCATGGAAATGGGCGATTACAACACGAACATTGACGAAATTTTCTTGAATGATTCGGAGATACGAATTGCAGATGATCAAGAGCTTGATCTTGGGGGAATTCTCAAGGGATGGACAGTCGACAAAGTAAAGGAATTTTTGATTCAGGAAGGAATAGAAGATTTTGTCATAGATGCTGGGGGAGATATTATTGCTTGTGGAATGGCGGAAGAGCACGAACCGTGGAGAATAGGTGTTGAAAACAGTGGTAAAATTATCGAACTTCATGATCAAGCACTTGCAACATCAGGAAGAAACAGGCGGCACTGGAAAGATCGGGATGGTCATGAGATTCATCATGTTGTAAATGCGTATTCCAAAACTTCTCTCGAAACCGATCTCGAAACAATAACGGTTTGGGCAGAAACTTGTGCAGAGGCAGACGCTTGGGCGACGGCTTCATTTTCTCTTGGAAAAATAGAGGGGCAAAATCTTCTGCTCCGAAATGATATTCCATACTTTTTAACCCTCTCACTATGA
- a CDS encoding ferredoxin has protein sequence MIRSLQVADHCIGCGTCEKICPSNFRVQGKAKVISTDFSHEKEILEAERNCPVMAIAAESTEIKEEKKYPLSLAQKTFLTADVVELVFEAPELSFVPGQFVTIFFSDHQGAFSRSYSIVRLREKMLVLCVKFQKDGRGAEYFRNMQKGDRLECSDAKGTFQLQHTQSEKVFVATGTGIAPLVAMMESCPEEIQKTVIFGVRSEEDIFYSDLLVRFPNTKVLLPLSNPPENWKGKKGRVTEYLSEIAPTSEVYICGNSAMISSVLQVLHNVGHPKNLIFHESFVATGEAIPKQGQKLPLILTILPWMQKTLLLVALCVPLVWFFPAKWNLLWDISWWSVVILMLLRPLSEVFPKLVFLKHLIPLRKGLGILSASVVTVTAIYTYVPHLDLFFSTYFSLYYWSISNYNFFAHLGELTGIVLLLTSNVWSQKVLGRSWKKIQRLSYVYFITGGIYEYHLGKPFVLSSMIIVGIIWGIAQCAKWKPLFQKI, from the coding sequence ATGATTCGATCACTTCAGGTTGCCGATCACTGCATTGGGTGCGGAACATGCGAAAAAATATGTCCTTCTAATTTTCGTGTACAAGGAAAAGCAAAGGTTATATCCACTGATTTTTCACACGAGAAAGAAATTTTGGAGGCGGAACGAAATTGTCCTGTTATGGCAATTGCTGCTGAAAGCACGGAAATAAAAGAAGAAAAAAAGTATCCTCTTTCTCTCGCTCAAAAAACCTTTCTCACTGCTGATGTGGTAGAGCTTGTGTTTGAAGCACCAGAACTTTCATTTGTTCCTGGTCAATTTGTGACAATATTTTTTTCCGATCATCAGGGGGCATTTTCCCGATCATATTCCATTGTTCGACTTCGAGAAAAAATGCTCGTGCTCTGTGTAAAATTTCAAAAAGACGGAAGGGGAGCAGAATATTTTCGAAACATGCAAAAAGGGGATCGCCTAGAGTGCAGTGATGCCAAGGGGACGTTTCAACTCCAACATACGCAGAGTGAGAAGGTGTTTGTTGCAACTGGAACGGGTATCGCTCCTCTTGTTGCCATGATGGAATCGTGTCCTGAAGAGATTCAAAAAACAGTAATTTTTGGCGTTCGTTCCGAAGAGGACATATTTTATTCCGATCTTCTTGTTCGTTTTCCCAATACGAAAGTGCTGCTTCCTCTGTCAAACCCTCCCGAGAATTGGAAAGGAAAAAAGGGGAGAGTGACAGAATATCTTTCGGAAATTGCTCCGACATCCGAAGTCTATATTTGTGGAAATTCAGCAATGATATCCTCTGTTCTTCAGGTGCTCCACAATGTGGGGCATCCCAAAAACCTCATCTTCCATGAGTCGTTTGTTGCCACAGGAGAAGCTATTCCAAAGCAAGGACAAAAATTGCCTCTTATTCTCACGATTCTTCCATGGATGCAAAAAACACTTCTCCTTGTAGCGCTGTGTGTTCCGCTTGTTTGGTTTTTTCCAGCAAAATGGAATCTCCTTTGGGACATAAGTTGGTGGAGTGTGGTTATTCTTATGCTTTTACGACCGCTTTCAGAGGTCTTCCCAAAATTGGTCTTTCTGAAACATCTTATTCCTTTACGAAAAGGACTCGGAATACTTTCGGCTTCCGTTGTGACAGTAACAGCCATATATACCTATGTACCGCATCTTGATTTGTTTTTTTCAACATATTTTTCCCTTTATTACTGGAGTATTAGCAATTATAACTTTTTTGCCCATCTTGGAGAGCTTACGGGCATCGTTCTCTTACTCACTTCTAATGTTTGGAGTCAGAAAGTATTGGGACGCTCTTGGAAAAAAATTCAGCGATTATCGTATGTGTATTTTATTACTGGGGGAATATATGAATATCACCTAGGAAAGCCTTTTGTCCTCTCTTCTATGATAATAGTAGGAATCATCTGGGGCATTGCTCAGTGTGCAAAATGGAAACCACTTTTTCAAAAAATATGA
- a CDS encoding coenzyme F420-0:L-glutamate ligase translates to MKAHPIITRRIEPNEDIFPLLTSALPRLLRERDLIIVTSKVISFAEERVVPCENDAKMLELIHKESDKVFEKEKGQDFWLTVKEGVFLPNAGIDRSNVPQEHAVLLPKDSQKSAEKLWKRLSEQYGVREFGVLIVDSRILPFRQGISGVAMGMFGFSAVSDERGKPDLFGKPLRVSQMAVADNLAAFAQLFFGQSAESCPFLLLENAPVIFTEEPQNPKDLCIAPKDDLFRAILKEEI, encoded by the coding sequence ATGAAGGCACACCCCATTATCACTCGACGTATTGAGCCGAACGAAGATATTTTTCCTCTTCTTACCTCTGCACTCCCCCGATTACTTCGGGAAAGAGATCTGATTATTGTTACCTCAAAAGTTATCTCTTTTGCAGAAGAACGAGTTGTTCCTTGCGAGAATGATGCAAAAATGCTTGAGCTCATTCACAAGGAGTCAGACAAAGTTTTTGAGAAAGAAAAAGGACAGGATTTTTGGCTCACCGTAAAAGAAGGTGTTTTTCTTCCCAATGCCGGAATTGATCGGAGCAATGTTCCTCAGGAGCATGCGGTACTCTTGCCAAAAGATTCTCAGAAATCAGCAGAAAAACTCTGGAAAAGACTTTCCGAGCAATATGGTGTGCGAGAATTTGGTGTGCTAATTGTTGATTCTCGTATTCTCCCTTTTCGACAAGGAATCTCGGGTGTTGCTATGGGAATGTTCGGATTTTCTGCAGTGTCGGACGAACGTGGCAAGCCAGATCTTTTTGGAAAACCGCTTCGCGTTTCACAAATGGCGGTCGCGGATAACTTGGCGGCATTTGCACAGCTTTTTTTTGGACAATCGGCAGAGTCGTGTCCATTTCTTCTTTTGGAAAATGCTCCTGTTATTTTTACTGAAGAACCGCAAAACCCAAAAGATCTTTGTATTGCGCCAAAAGATGATCTCTTTCGAGCGATATTAAAAGAAGAAATATAA
- a CDS encoding tetratricopeptide repeat protein, translating into MITHKNNWHVVVLAFISPFFFFGCGGGSQTAKAPKGLYAAPVAISEESLLPMAPDTPTLEPSGKAYYDPQYAEVLSSRAKLLLAEGRGEEAKMILEKAKELDPTNTTIDASLKEAKLIIGKHRQTKENDPEYSQVLVQQGTLFLEKDKYDEAMKLFQKAIEVDPKNRVAARQIENTREYLEKKNEQQQVLGEESIPWF; encoded by the coding sequence GTGATAACACACAAAAACAATTGGCATGTTGTTGTTTTGGCATTCATAAGCCCATTCTTTTTCTTTGGGTGTGGAGGAGGTTCGCAAACTGCAAAAGCTCCAAAAGGTCTTTATGCCGCTCCTGTTGCTATTTCGGAGGAATCGCTTTTGCCAATGGCGCCCGATACTCCTACTCTTGAGCCAAGCGGAAAGGCATATTACGACCCACAATATGCAGAGGTGCTTTCTTCTCGTGCAAAGCTTCTTTTAGCTGAAGGAAGAGGAGAGGAGGCAAAGATGATCCTCGAAAAGGCAAAAGAGCTTGATCCTACAAATACTACAATTGACGCTTCTCTTAAAGAGGCAAAACTTATTATTGGAAAACATAGGCAAACCAAAGAAAATGATCCCGAATATTCTCAAGTGCTTGTTCAGCAGGGAACTCTGTTTCTTGAAAAAGATAAATATGATGAGGCGATGAAGCTCTTTCAAAAGGCGATAGAGGTGGATCCAAAAAATCGGGTTGCCGCTCGTCAAATAGAGAATACTCGAGAGTATCTCGAAAAAAAAAACGAACAACAGCAAGTATTGGGGGAAGAGAGTATTCCATGGTTCTAG
- a CDS encoding transposase — protein sequence MTQNSLEQSGDFGEFELDESYCGAKRVRGKRGRGAVEKTPVFGLLKRNGKVYVTIVKKCSREELLPIT from the coding sequence ATGACTCAGAATTCACTGGAACAAAGTGGTGATTTTGGAGAGTTTGAACTCGATGAGAGTTATTGTGGAGCAAAAAGAGTTCGAGGCAAAAGAGGGAGAGGAGCAGTAGAAAAAACACCAGTATTTGGACTCCTCAAACGAAATGGAAAGGTCTATGTCACCATAGTAAAAAAATGTAGCAGAGAGGAATTACTGCCCATAACATAG
- a CDS encoding HPF/RaiA family ribosome-associated protein: protein MPIAIHAKNFTLPENIKEKVEEKCEKLMHLSRDFFDESSSIRVEFELISKEKNLFHGTVTITLPGDTLRAEDTEKQNLLSIMDELEKEIRPQIERHKAKHQK, encoded by the coding sequence ATGCCCATTGCCATTCATGCAAAAAACTTCACCCTTCCTGAAAATATTAAAGAAAAAGTAGAAGAGAAATGCGAAAAATTAATGCATCTCTCTCGAGATTTTTTCGATGAATCGAGTAGTATTCGTGTTGAATTTGAACTCATTTCAAAAGAAAAAAATCTCTTCCACGGAACCGTAACTATTACCCTCCCCGGAGATACGCTTCGTGCAGAAGATACGGAAAAACAAAATCTTCTCTCGATCATGGATGAGCTCGAAAAAGAAATTCGCCCACAAATTGAACGTCACAAGGCAAAACATCAGAAATAA
- a CDS encoding HAMP domain-containing histidine kinase — protein MKISLKNQIWLLYFFTSVVVLLCVSYSVLVFYHYKWGEYEKQKMEIAYREFAQRDQRSFFLEIQKSTFYIAVPEQNIFSPLAEHFKGQTISFPFAEIGGRHFFFQKFQSDHFGEIILGEDVSLYHESEERIIAVFFQIGAILLLLIGAIGFFFSRLAVRPLRRFRDEIIGLNIHHLSSYSSDLQFLSSDELGQLHASFQSMIHKIHQHQKQEKEFIALASHELKTPLTSLITSLELSKTYPEKLSEALQDAHFLSELLQQLFFLSKIENTHIEIKSINVSVLLEKEIQKYKEELQLLKRRLQVDIVSNVVAESHPEIMTRILQNLLENALKFTPESGSITVKLHPSSLLISNTCFEKIDSEKVSEAFYQGEISKSGQGSGIGLYFVKKCTILFGFLLKIKKKNDIFSVEIFFEK, from the coding sequence ATGAAAATTTCTCTTAAAAATCAGATTTGGCTTCTCTATTTTTTCACGAGTGTTGTTGTGTTGCTCTGTGTTTCCTACTCTGTGCTCGTTTTTTATCACTATAAATGGGGAGAATATGAAAAACAAAAAATGGAAATAGCGTATCGAGAATTTGCGCAACGAGATCAACGGAGTTTTTTTCTTGAGATTCAGAAATCAACTTTCTATATTGCCGTTCCCGAGCAGAATATTTTTTCTCCGCTTGCTGAGCATTTTAAGGGTCAGACCATTTCCTTTCCGTTTGCAGAAATAGGGGGGAGGCATTTTTTCTTTCAAAAATTTCAGAGTGATCATTTTGGGGAGATTATTTTAGGAGAAGATGTGAGTTTGTATCATGAGTCGGAAGAGCGAATTATCGCTGTATTCTTTCAAATTGGAGCCATTCTTTTACTCCTTATTGGTGCCATAGGGTTTTTCTTTAGCCGACTAGCGGTACGACCGCTCAGGCGTTTTCGTGATGAGATTATTGGACTCAATATTCATCATCTCTCTTCCTATTCGAGTGATCTTCAGTTCCTATCATCAGATGAGTTGGGGCAACTTCATGCAAGTTTTCAATCAATGATTCACAAAATTCACCAACACCAGAAACAAGAAAAAGAGTTTATTGCCCTTGCCTCGCATGAACTTAAAACACCGCTCACTTCCCTTATCACTTCACTCGAACTTTCAAAAACATATCCAGAAAAACTTTCTGAAGCACTTCAGGATGCTCATTTTCTTTCGGAGCTTCTTCAGCAACTTTTCTTTTTGAGCAAAATAGAAAATACGCACATCGAAATAAAATCCATTAATGTTTCTGTGCTTCTGGAGAAGGAAATCCAAAAATACAAAGAAGAGCTTCAGCTTTTGAAAAGGAGGCTTCAAGTCGATATTGTGAGCAATGTTGTTGCTGAGTCGCATCCCGAAATTATGACGCGAATTCTTCAGAATCTCTTGGAAAATGCTCTCAAATTTACCCCCGAATCAGGTTCTATTACTGTTAAACTCCATCCGAGCTCTCTCCTTATTTCAAATACCTGTTTCGAAAAAATAGACAGCGAAAAAGTAAGTGAAGCATTCTATCAGGGGGAAATTTCAAAATCAGGACAAGGTTCTGGTATCGGGCTCTATTTTGTGAAAAAATGCACAATCCTCTTTGGATTTTTGCTCAAAATCAAAAAGAAAAACGATATTTTTTCGGTAGAAATCTTTTTTGAGAAATAG
- a CDS encoding DUF2797 domain-containing protein: MERVYEFRWKKENSPYFRLLQNGLLIEHPLIFGRNVSIEILGNTSCTGYEKNGVWTPCVVGGVPGVKKCEECKKQEGMPIAQYCDGFNTEMFSGEELDSLNCPHYVYFAYFGPGLMKVGVSAQSRGLLRQIEQGSHYSLIIAEELSGVPARQLETLFRKSGMQDKVQSSQKKDLMFPGVSPEEGKQELLEAFQNYLPQVLALRPDFEELLKREPEFHDFSSVYHLPEAEKVEKPFHDADLSLGESVSGTLIAAKGPFLLLETDSEKTLVDAKSLKGYSIDFSAKPLGLKKEQAFQGSLF; the protein is encoded by the coding sequence ATGGAACGCGTCTATGAATTTCGATGGAAAAAGGAGAATTCCCCTTATTTTCGTTTGCTTCAGAATGGTCTTCTCATTGAGCATCCTCTAATATTTGGAAGGAATGTTTCAATTGAAATTCTTGGGAATACTTCTTGTACGGGATATGAAAAAAATGGAGTGTGGACACCTTGCGTTGTTGGGGGTGTTCCGGGGGTAAAAAAGTGTGAAGAGTGTAAAAAACAAGAAGGAATGCCAATCGCGCAATATTGCGATGGATTTAATACGGAAATGTTTTCGGGAGAAGAACTCGATTCTCTCAATTGTCCGCACTATGTCTACTTTGCTTACTTTGGTCCAGGGCTTATGAAAGTTGGAGTTTCTGCTCAGAGTCGTGGTTTGCTTCGACAAATTGAGCAGGGGAGTCATTATTCGCTTATTATCGCAGAAGAGCTTTCTGGTGTTCCTGCTCGCCAACTTGAAACGCTTTTTCGAAAGAGTGGTATGCAAGACAAAGTTCAATCTTCTCAGAAAAAAGATCTCATGTTTCCAGGGGTTTCTCCCGAAGAAGGAAAACAGGAGCTCTTAGAAGCTTTTCAAAATTATCTTCCTCAAGTTCTTGCACTCCGTCCCGACTTTGAAGAACTTCTCAAGAGGGAGCCAGAATTTCACGATTTCTCTTCTGTTTACCATCTTCCAGAGGCAGAGAAAGTAGAAAAACCTTTTCACGATGCTGATCTCTCACTTGGGGAATCTGTCTCTGGAACGCTTATTGCGGCAAAAGGTCCATTCCTCTTGCTCGAAACCGATTCGGAAAAAACACTTGTTGATGCAAAATCTCTCAAAGGATATTCCATTGATTTTTCGGCAAAACCTCTTGGATTGAAAAAAGAACAAGCGTTTCAAGGATCTCTGTTCTAA
- a CDS encoding nuclear transport factor 2 family protein yields MNDEIQKVKELEIELLQPNTRRSVKRLNELLADDFFEFMQSGGSTNKKEIIAYLPNAPEEQFIVREMEAKVLSKDNILLHYIADRKVLESGEEKCTLCSSVWQMREGKWQMIFFQGTPAKK; encoded by the coding sequence GTGAATGATGAGATTCAAAAAGTTAAAGAATTAGAAATTGAGTTGCTGCAACCAAACACAAGAAGATCTGTAAAAAGATTAAACGAACTTTTGGCAGATGATTTTTTTGAATTTATGCAAAGTGGAGGAAGTACAAATAAAAAGGAAATAATTGCTTATTTGCCAAATGCTCCGGAGGAGCAATTTATAGTTAGAGAAATGGAGGCGAAAGTGCTTTCTAAAGATAATATTCTTTTACATTATATTGCTGACAGAAAAGTGCTTGAATCAGGAGAGGAAAAATGCACTTTGTGTAGTTCAGTTTGGCAGATGCGAGAAGGAAAATGGCAAATGATCTTTTTTCAGGGAACTCCTGCTAAAAAATAA
- a CDS encoding chorismate mutase: MTQPLSFGALLGRVVIAGVSLRVFSNGDRHFVSSQETYDHNGEYLGLRYQCVELVRRYLYRLTGMNGAEHWRGIAGEMYENAKLIGLEQIPFREAKKGDVLCFSGGKWGHVSIIQETNEDSLFLVQQNFFNNERDLSFEISRSAEVVSDGHGYFVPVGCLRASCISENTSKKHDCLSDIRHEIDVIDGNLLELLSRRFLCSCQIANMKKTLCLPVADARREEDLFHGIRKTAKRYGFSPDIAESIFREIVAQSREIQEKNLEEEDHSRS; this comes from the coding sequence ATGACACAACCTCTTTCATTTGGCGCACTTCTTGGTCGGGTAGTGATTGCTGGCGTTTCACTTCGCGTTTTTTCTAATGGAGATCGGCATTTCGTTTCTTCTCAGGAAACATACGATCACAATGGGGAGTATCTTGGACTTCGGTATCAGTGTGTAGAGCTCGTACGACGGTATTTGTATCGATTAACAGGAATGAACGGCGCTGAGCATTGGCGAGGAATTGCTGGAGAGATGTACGAGAATGCAAAGCTCATCGGGCTAGAGCAAATTCCTTTTCGGGAGGCAAAAAAAGGAGATGTTCTCTGTTTTTCTGGAGGAAAATGGGGACATGTGAGCATTATTCAAGAAACAAATGAGGATTCTCTTTTTCTCGTACAACAAAATTTTTTTAACAATGAACGAGATCTCTCTTTTGAAATTTCTCGTTCTGCTGAGGTGGTGAGTGATGGACATGGATATTTTGTCCCAGTCGGATGCCTTCGTGCTTCTTGCATTTCTGAAAATACGAGCAAAAAGCACGATTGTCTTTCGGATATTCGTCATGAAATAGATGTTATTGATGGAAATCTTTTGGAGCTTTTATCACGAAGATTTCTTTGTTCCTGCCAGATTGCAAACATGAAAAAAACATTGTGCCTCCCCGTGGCAGATGCAAGGAGAGAAGAAGATCTTTTTCACGGCATTCGAAAAACTGCAAAGCGATATGGATTTTCTCCTGATATTGCGGAATCGATTTTTCGAGAAATTGTTGCACAGTCTCGTGAAATTCAAGAGAAGAATTTAGAAGAAGAGGATCATTCGCGTTCCTGA